In a genomic window of Akkermansia massiliensis:
- a CDS encoding excinuclease ABC subunit UvrA: MNLPISIRGARQHNLRNLDLDLPSNKLIVFSGPSGSGKSSLAFDTLFSESRRRFLDCLSARARQGMEQPEKPEVDSITGLPPALCLEQSARQQSSRTLLGSITEILDYLRILYAAAGTPHDPETGKELVRKSPDQITEELVSLPEQTRLVLAAPAEALLAQDPAATLGDFQRQGFLRVYWNGEMQDIEEIGSPAPPPPDAALVIDRIIVRGENTASRLADSLQTALRINPDEVRAIITRPGEETTVQAFHTRYRNPETGFLLPQLTPRHFSFNSPLGACPSCQGSGLNEREKGPCSACGGLRLSPLALAVTMHTPDRAYNLAELTALPLEDMAGELERLKTPASLAAALDPLMKEINKRVRFLNELGLSYLSLDRQANTLSGGELQRARLASQLGGGLSGVLYILDEPTAGLHPADTDRLLRALRTLRDQGNTVLVVEHDEQILNAADHLVDMGPGSGTHGGRILAQGPLPEILENAESPTGAWLSGKRSMPASGHRTVPTGHLVLAGADKHNLNNVTLNIPVGTLTCISGPSGSGKSTLVRDCLIPAVRQDIPGKKGVPRRVQGSEHFNRLVVIDQSPIGRTPRSTPATATGLLQVLRPLYAQLPLSKQRGYTAARFSPNIRGGRCERCLGTGMIEVDMNFLGNVTMPCDACQGQCYNRETLEVTWKGKSIAQALALTVDEAAEFFSSLPRAAAILKSMQDVGLGYLSLNRRADTLSGGESQRIKIAAELAKAPAWKLAEDGKRALFILDEPTSGLHFNEVALLLTALFRLRDAGHTILCVEHHKDLLNAADYLVDMGPGAGRHGGNIVAEGTPAAVAAMPEAPTAPWLLAR, from the coding sequence ATGAACCTTCCCATCTCCATCCGCGGCGCACGCCAGCACAACCTCCGGAACCTGGATCTGGACCTTCCATCCAACAAGCTGATCGTGTTCAGCGGCCCTTCCGGCTCCGGAAAATCCTCCCTGGCGTTCGACACGCTTTTCTCCGAATCCCGCAGGCGTTTCCTGGATTGTCTTTCGGCACGGGCCAGGCAGGGCATGGAACAGCCGGAAAAGCCGGAGGTGGACAGCATCACCGGACTGCCCCCGGCCCTGTGCCTGGAACAATCCGCCAGGCAGCAGAGTTCTCGCACCCTGCTGGGGAGCATCACGGAAATTCTGGACTACCTGCGCATCCTGTATGCGGCTGCCGGCACTCCCCATGACCCGGAAACGGGCAAGGAACTGGTGCGCAAAAGCCCGGACCAGATTACGGAGGAACTCGTCTCCCTGCCGGAACAGACGCGCCTGGTCCTGGCCGCTCCGGCGGAAGCCCTGCTGGCCCAGGATCCTGCGGCGACTCTGGGCGACTTCCAGCGCCAGGGCTTTCTGCGGGTCTATTGGAACGGGGAAATGCAGGATATTGAGGAAATAGGCTCCCCGGCTCCTCCCCCGCCGGATGCCGCCCTGGTCATCGACCGCATCATCGTCCGCGGGGAAAACACGGCCTCCCGCCTGGCGGACTCCCTCCAAACGGCCCTCCGGATCAATCCGGACGAGGTGCGGGCCATCATCACCAGGCCGGGGGAAGAAACTACCGTCCAGGCCTTCCATACCCGCTACCGCAACCCGGAAACGGGCTTCCTGCTTCCCCAGCTTACGCCCCGCCATTTCTCCTTCAACTCTCCACTGGGCGCGTGCCCTTCCTGCCAGGGCTCCGGCCTGAATGAGCGGGAAAAAGGCCCATGCTCCGCCTGCGGCGGCCTGCGGCTCTCCCCCCTGGCGCTGGCCGTCACCATGCACACGCCGGACCGCGCCTATAACCTGGCGGAACTGACGGCTCTACCGCTGGAAGACATGGCCGGAGAGCTGGAACGGCTGAAGACGCCCGCCTCCCTGGCGGCGGCGCTGGACCCGCTCATGAAGGAGATCAACAAGCGCGTGCGCTTCCTGAACGAACTGGGCCTTTCCTACCTCTCCCTGGACCGGCAGGCAAACACTCTTTCCGGCGGGGAACTGCAAAGGGCGCGCCTGGCCTCCCAGCTGGGCGGCGGTCTTTCCGGGGTCCTTTACATCCTGGACGAACCTACTGCCGGACTTCACCCCGCCGATACGGACCGCCTGCTCCGCGCGCTCCGGACGCTCCGGGACCAGGGCAACACGGTCCTGGTAGTGGAGCACGACGAACAAATTCTGAACGCGGCGGACCATCTGGTGGACATGGGCCCCGGCTCCGGCACCCACGGCGGCCGTATTCTGGCGCAAGGTCCCCTTCCGGAAATTCTGGAAAACGCCGAGAGCCCTACCGGAGCATGGCTCTCCGGCAAACGGAGCATGCCCGCCTCCGGACACAGGACGGTTCCCACCGGGCATCTGGTCCTGGCCGGGGCGGACAAGCACAACCTCAACAACGTCACCCTGAACATCCCGGTAGGCACGCTGACCTGCATCTCCGGGCCCTCCGGTTCCGGAAAATCCACTCTTGTCCGGGACTGCCTCATTCCCGCGGTCAGGCAGGACATCCCCGGGAAAAAGGGCGTTCCGCGCCGCGTGCAGGGCTCGGAACACTTCAACCGCCTCGTCGTCATCGACCAGTCGCCCATCGGCAGGACGCCGCGCTCCACGCCGGCCACAGCCACCGGACTGCTCCAGGTTCTGCGCCCCCTTTACGCCCAGCTCCCTCTTTCCAAGCAAAGGGGATACACGGCGGCGCGCTTTTCCCCCAACATCCGCGGGGGGCGCTGCGAACGGTGCCTGGGCACGGGCATGATTGAAGTGGACATGAACTTTCTGGGCAACGTCACGATGCCCTGCGACGCCTGCCAGGGCCAGTGCTACAACCGGGAAACGCTGGAAGTCACCTGGAAGGGAAAATCCATCGCCCAGGCGCTGGCGCTGACGGTGGATGAAGCGGCGGAATTCTTCTCCTCCCTGCCCCGGGCCGCCGCTATCCTGAAAAGCATGCAGGACGTAGGCCTGGGATACCTCAGCCTCAACCGCCGGGCAGACACCCTCTCCGGCGGGGAATCCCAGCGCATCAAAATAGCCGCGGAGCTGGCCAAGGCCCCGGCCTGGAAACTGGCGGAGGACGGCAAGCGCGCCCTCTTCATTCTTGACGAACCTACCAGCGGCCTCCACTTCAATGAAGTGGCCCTTCTTCTGACGGCTCTTTTCCGTCTGAGGGACGCCGGGCACACCATCCTCTGCGTGGAACACCACAAGGACCTGCTGAACGCCGCGGACTACCTGGTTGACATGGGCCCCGGAGCCGGAAGACATGGCGGAAACATCGTGGCGGAAGGAACGCCCGCCGCCGTAGCAGCCATGCCGGAAGCCCCCACGGCGCCGTGGCTTCTCGCCCGTTAA
- a CDS encoding ligand-binding sensor domain-containing protein encodes MKLHQRIQRILIACLISLSSVYGKDRTIEFSDQLPPCPAEYLTDCLLASDGSIWITSEGQGIYCLKPLEKAQAGKESWLDISYYHGLKKETNYYSIAEDKQGRIWVGTDNEGVSVFNGEKWKTYNRENALLGERIFDIAVSPVTGDVAIATSGGVNVFKPQTNQWLNLTRAEGLVEDQVETLAYDDKGNLWLGYACGGVSQLSEQQNYKIINTEQAKWYWDKENRVRQPIESFGSGLPSNLCNTILPTKKGDILLGTNSGLAFKKGTSSWKYLRGEDCRDKNQGLWNVKVDRDISSKAGVSLLPEDYVTCLAETKEGWWIGFRQKGAVLINPLNLKKNKLGIFPKNIKNPFVKSLLTLPNGSVYAATYGHGIIKIHEEKKRNQLKVAEREDFPSFPPIPSIKTRDELNQEAVKLNQVVDEENNHKVKKIPYAVAWKEDWATKGDWYGYYGKDYALLCGTCNMGNDIIANLDVKIDSNQILGFHKQKEDSLSVRPHNDNASLNPNVLFNPKTGTRIATEWSDNGEEYASKFDGPDIWTSIQVPEGYHSCSLYFYNYQGKDHNIGTWRDFIIEVRSGKLDEGEKIQMAPILARSRVKDFHGSGVYKTFILSGPETYSIRILNNYSSDAILNGLFISRMDLLKEKMNSIFNNKDVFLLNKKIPITPKGISQERSFLLSLYRHLNAIEKETEFKKILNIWTSEDHEAVQKKFLEEWYHKQDEYAIYRSQEFFPFSPRTLPLTVDECEVIEYMGLDWKSYLPNSKVKPKIELVELQEKISSMSQAELDKLKNQYQKKLIEEISKSYKNRNTKENED; translated from the coding sequence ATGAAATTACATCAGAGAATACAAAGAATTTTAATCGCGTGTCTGATTTCTTTATCATCAGTCTATGGAAAAGATCGGACTATAGAATTTTCTGACCAACTGCCGCCGTGTCCCGCAGAATATCTTACTGATTGCCTATTAGCTTCTGATGGTTCAATCTGGATAACGAGCGAAGGACAGGGAATCTACTGTCTGAAACCTTTGGAAAAAGCGCAAGCGGGAAAAGAAAGCTGGTTGGACATATCCTATTATCATGGTCTTAAAAAAGAAACCAATTATTATTCCATTGCTGAAGATAAACAAGGTCGCATCTGGGTTGGCACGGATAATGAAGGGGTATCAGTATTTAATGGAGAGAAATGGAAAACCTACAATCGTGAAAATGCTTTGCTCGGTGAACGTATTTTTGACATAGCCGTATCTCCTGTAACTGGAGACGTTGCTATTGCTACCTCCGGTGGAGTGAATGTCTTTAAACCACAAACGAATCAATGGCTCAATCTAACGCGTGCAGAGGGTTTGGTGGAAGATCAAGTAGAAACTCTTGCCTATGATGATAAAGGAAACCTTTGGCTGGGTTATGCATGTGGAGGTGTTTCTCAATTATCTGAACAACAGAATTATAAGATTATCAATACTGAACAGGCAAAGTGGTACTGGGACAAAGAGAACCGGGTACGCCAACCTATAGAAAGTTTTGGTTCAGGTCTTCCTTCGAATTTATGTAATACAATATTGCCAACAAAAAAGGGCGATATCCTTTTAGGAACTAACAGTGGCTTGGCCTTCAAAAAAGGTACAAGTAGTTGGAAATACCTAAGGGGAGAAGATTGTCGTGACAAAAACCAGGGATTATGGAATGTCAAAGTGGACCGGGATATTTCTTCCAAAGCAGGAGTGTCGCTCCTACCGGAGGACTATGTTACTTGTTTAGCGGAAACCAAGGAAGGATGGTGGATTGGATTCCGCCAAAAGGGAGCTGTTTTAATTAATCCGCTCAATCTGAAAAAAAATAAATTAGGTATATTCCCAAAAAATATTAAGAATCCCTTTGTGAAATCGTTGCTTACTTTACCAAACGGAAGCGTATATGCAGCAACGTATGGACATGGCATTATCAAAATACACGAAGAGAAGAAAAGAAATCAATTAAAAGTCGCTGAGAGAGAGGATTTTCCATCTTTCCCGCCTATTCCTTCTATTAAAACTCGTGATGAACTGAATCAAGAAGCAGTTAAACTTAACCAAGTTGTTGATGAGGAAAACAACCATAAGGTAAAAAAAATCCCCTATGCTGTCGCATGGAAAGAGGACTGGGCGACAAAAGGAGATTGGTATGGATATTACGGCAAAGATTATGCTCTCCTGTGCGGGACCTGCAATATGGGAAATGATATTATAGCCAATTTGGATGTTAAAATTGATAGCAATCAAATATTAGGATTTCATAAGCAGAAAGAAGATTCTTTGTCTGTACGTCCCCATAATGATAATGCGTCATTAAATCCTAATGTACTATTTAATCCGAAAACAGGTACGCGTATAGCAACAGAATGGTCCGATAATGGAGAAGAATACGCATCTAAATTTGATGGGCCCGATATTTGGACAAGTATACAAGTACCAGAAGGATACCATTCTTGTTCACTGTATTTTTATAATTATCAAGGTAAAGATCATAATATAGGAACTTGGAGGGATTTTATTATTGAAGTTAGATCCGGAAAACTTGATGAAGGAGAAAAAATTCAAATGGCTCCAATTCTTGCACGTAGCCGAGTGAAGGATTTCCATGGTAGTGGTGTCTACAAAACATTCATTCTGTCCGGTCCCGAAACTTACAGCATACGAATTCTTAATAATTATTCAAGCGATGCTATACTAAACGGGCTTTTCATTAGCCGCATGGATCTTTTAAAAGAAAAAATGAATAGTATATTTAATAATAAAGATGTTTTTCTTCTTAATAAAAAAATCCCGATTACACCAAAGGGAATTTCTCAAGAAAGAAGTTTTCTCTTATCTTTATACCGCCACTTGAATGCAATAGAAAAAGAAACAGAATTTAAAAAAATATTGAATATATGGACATCGGAAGATCATGAAGCAGTGCAAAAAAAATTCTTGGAAGAGTGGTATCACAAACAAGATGAATATGCTATATACAGGTCACAAGAATTCTTTCCATTTAGTCCTAGAACATTACCTCTCACTGTAGATGAATGCGAAGTAATTGAATACATGGGTCTCGATTGGAAAAGTTATCTACCAAACAGTAAAGTTAAACCAAAAATTGAACTGGTAGAACTGCAAGAGAAAATTTCTTCTATGAGCCAAGCTGAACTAGATAAATTAAAAAATCAATACCAGAAAAAACTTATAGAAGAAATCTCGAAATCATACAAAAATAGAAATACAAAAGAAAATGAAGACTAA
- a CDS encoding tetratricopeptide repeat protein, whose translation MNDASNNHGELESTVSTYSVDIETLQQIALKGDAQALFQLAISYEQGRGVAENQQEAFYCYQQAAELGHVTAQLNLGWAYSNGIGAPQDNDKAFYWYRKAAEQGHPTAQFDLGFCYINGLGVEKDENQAITWYKKAAEQGHAVAQLNLGWIYANSASQKNWEQAVYWYKQAAEQGDPRAQYNLAWCYGNGSGTPRNPQKAAYWYEEAAMQNHATAQYNLGWCYENGFGVQPNIDKALVWYHKSALQGQITAQYTLGWCYGNGRGMEVDMAKAVHWYTKAAEQGHTTAQLNLGWCHLNGKGTPVNREEALKWYLKAAEQGNATAMFNVGNCYAHGYGIPQDDEQAAEWYQKAVRHGNKKAASALRHLASKQEKEKKPDAEA comes from the coding sequence ATGAATGACGCTTCCAACAACCACGGCGAGCTGGAAAGCACCGTCTCGACCTATTCCGTCGACATAGAAACCCTTCAGCAGATAGCCCTGAAAGGAGACGCCCAGGCACTGTTTCAACTGGCGATCAGTTATGAACAGGGGCGCGGGGTAGCAGAAAACCAGCAGGAAGCCTTCTACTGCTACCAGCAGGCGGCGGAACTGGGCCACGTGACAGCCCAGCTCAACCTTGGCTGGGCCTACTCCAACGGCATAGGCGCCCCGCAGGACAATGACAAAGCCTTTTACTGGTACCGGAAAGCCGCCGAGCAAGGCCATCCCACCGCGCAATTCGACCTCGGATTCTGCTATATCAACGGGCTGGGCGTGGAAAAAGACGAAAACCAGGCCATCACCTGGTACAAAAAAGCGGCGGAACAGGGTCACGCGGTAGCCCAGCTCAACCTCGGCTGGATTTACGCCAACAGCGCCAGCCAGAAAAACTGGGAACAGGCCGTGTACTGGTACAAGCAGGCCGCGGAACAGGGGGATCCCCGTGCCCAGTACAACCTGGCCTGGTGCTACGGCAATGGAAGCGGCACTCCCCGGAATCCGCAAAAAGCCGCCTACTGGTATGAGGAGGCCGCCATGCAGAACCACGCTACGGCCCAGTATAACCTGGGCTGGTGTTATGAAAACGGTTTCGGCGTGCAGCCGAATATCGACAAGGCGCTGGTATGGTACCACAAATCAGCCCTCCAGGGCCAGATCACGGCCCAATACACGCTGGGCTGGTGCTACGGCAACGGCCGGGGCATGGAAGTGGACATGGCCAAAGCCGTCCACTGGTACACCAAGGCCGCCGAACAGGGCCATACAACGGCCCAGCTCAACCTGGGGTGGTGCCACCTGAACGGCAAGGGAACGCCCGTCAACCGGGAGGAAGCCTTGAAATGGTATCTCAAGGCGGCGGAACAGGGCAACGCCACAGCCATGTTCAATGTGGGCAACTGCTACGCCCACGGCTACGGCATTCCGCAGGATGACGAACAGGCGGCGGAATGGTACCAGAAAGCCGTCAGGCACGGCAACAAAAAGGCCGCCAGCGCCCTGCGCCACCTGGCCTCCAAGCAGGAAAAAGAGAAAAAACCGGATGCGGAGGCCTGA
- the argJ gene encoding bifunctional glutamate N-acetyltransferase/amino-acid acetyltransferase ArgJ, protein MNDSSYIPVDGGVCAPQGFVGSAVSCGIKKPTATRLDLALIYSTEPCVSAGTFTTNRVQAACVKVSREHLRKGNIRAIVANSGNANACTGAQGVEDARGECRSVAELLGLKPAEVAVCSTGVIGLPMPMMRIYPKFPELAEGLSRDKGHEVAQAVMTSDTKEKIIAIEFMVQGRPVRIGACCKGAGMINPCMATMLCFITTDAGISRDVLELCVQSGVKSSFNCITIDGDMSTNDTVLVMANGASGVKLESPEDIYAFQQALAHVMLELAKHIVQDGERVTKFVTVHVTGGRTEDEAKKAAEAVAKSSLVKSSWNGNDPNWGRIIHAVGYCGAKVDEEKIDIDIAGLAACRGGMQADTPSDDLRQAVQVSAFQVDINLNRGEFSHTVYTTDLSPEYVDFNRSEYAYWNQAKADGLTH, encoded by the coding sequence ATGAATGATTCATCCTATATTCCGGTTGACGGGGGCGTTTGCGCGCCTCAGGGCTTTGTGGGGAGCGCCGTAAGCTGCGGCATCAAGAAGCCTACGGCCACGCGCCTGGACCTGGCCCTGATTTATTCCACGGAACCCTGCGTTTCCGCAGGCACGTTCACGACCAACCGAGTGCAGGCCGCCTGCGTGAAGGTGAGCCGGGAGCACCTCCGGAAGGGGAATATCCGCGCCATCGTGGCGAACAGCGGGAATGCGAACGCGTGTACCGGAGCCCAGGGTGTGGAAGACGCCAGGGGCGAGTGCAGGAGCGTTGCGGAACTTCTTGGGCTGAAGCCTGCGGAAGTGGCCGTGTGCTCCACCGGCGTGATCGGCCTGCCGATGCCCATGATGCGCATTTACCCGAAGTTCCCGGAATTGGCGGAAGGCCTTTCCCGCGACAAGGGGCACGAGGTGGCCCAGGCCGTGATGACCAGCGATACGAAGGAGAAGATCATTGCCATTGAGTTCATGGTGCAGGGCAGGCCCGTGCGCATCGGCGCGTGCTGCAAGGGCGCGGGCATGATCAATCCCTGCATGGCTACCATGCTGTGCTTTATTACGACGGACGCGGGCATTTCCCGCGACGTGCTGGAGCTGTGCGTGCAGTCCGGCGTGAAAAGTTCCTTCAATTGCATCACCATCGACGGCGACATGAGCACGAACGACACGGTGCTGGTGATGGCGAACGGCGCTTCCGGCGTGAAGCTGGAATCCCCGGAAGATATTTACGCGTTCCAGCAGGCTCTGGCCCATGTGATGCTGGAGCTGGCCAAGCATATCGTGCAGGACGGCGAACGCGTGACCAAGTTTGTGACCGTGCATGTGACCGGAGGCCGTACGGAGGATGAAGCGAAGAAGGCGGCGGAAGCCGTCGCCAAGTCATCCCTGGTGAAGAGTTCCTGGAACGGGAACGATCCCAACTGGGGGCGCATTATCCATGCCGTGGGCTATTGCGGTGCGAAGGTGGATGAAGAGAAGATCGACATCGACATCGCCGGATTGGCCGCCTGCCGCGGCGGCATGCAGGCGGATACTCCGTCGGACGATTTGCGGCAGGCCGTGCAGGTTTCCGCATTCCAGGTGGATATCAATTTGAACCGGGGCGAGTTTTCCCATACGGTGTACACCACGGATTTGTCTCCGGAGTATGTGGACTTCAACCGTTCCGAGTACGCGTATTGGAACCAGGCGAAGGCCGATGGCCTGACGCATTAA
- a CDS encoding polymer-forming cytoskeletal protein, giving the protein MTPSFHPVPRTSSAPSGKIRRPAPAPPWTLPAAAERRPAPTREVECFSCRKNTSVPVTAVSARCGHCSAYIKLDDVILHSRTHRTKVQTCGSVTVQANADLKGLNIECRDLVLYGRASGDFLCRGVCKIKTDQHISGSISARRLVVEKKTTVLVTGAIQVENIWIQGSLEGTLTADETVTIHRHAKFLGDITARRLIIEEGGAHQGSFTRLT; this is encoded by the coding sequence ATGACTCCCTCCTTCCATCCCGTTCCACGGACCAGCAGCGCGCCTTCCGGGAAAATCAGGCGTCCCGCTCCGGCCCCGCCCTGGACGCTCCCGGCAGCCGCGGAAAGGAGGCCTGCGCCCACCCGGGAGGTGGAATGCTTTTCCTGCCGCAAAAACACTTCCGTTCCCGTCACGGCCGTTTCCGCCAGATGCGGGCACTGCTCCGCCTACATCAAGCTGGACGACGTTATCCTGCACAGCAGGACGCACAGAACGAAGGTGCAGACCTGCGGAAGCGTCACCGTGCAGGCCAATGCAGACCTGAAGGGACTGAACATCGAATGCCGGGACCTGGTCTTATACGGCAGGGCGTCCGGCGATTTTCTGTGCCGGGGCGTCTGCAAGATCAAAACGGACCAGCACATCTCCGGCTCCATCTCCGCCCGCAGGCTGGTGGTGGAAAAAAAGACGACGGTGCTGGTCACAGGAGCCATCCAGGTGGAAAACATCTGGATACAGGGTTCCCTGGAAGGAACGCTCACGGCGGATGAAACCGTTACCATCCACCGGCATGCCAAATTCCTGGGGGACATCACGGCGCGCCGCCTCATCATTGAGGAAGGGGGGGCGCACCAGGGCTCCTTTACCCGGCTTACGTGA
- a CDS encoding YkgJ family cysteine cluster protein, with protein MAPGKCRHGRAEGAVPSAEMLMEVRRLLDEGALRASRAQRSCTGVADCCRFRLTGETPHVTLGEAWMAWKAWRAAGRTRVELPPDGSCPFLNGQGKCMIYQGRPLACRTHFCMSAGGALPRREVIDLIRALEDIDVVLGGDGATRLPEAVERLSRKGPADGGRKRRR; from the coding sequence ATGGCACCGGGAAAGTGCCGTCATGGAAGAGCGGAGGGAGCTGTTCCCTCCGCTGAAATGCTGATGGAAGTGCGGCGCCTTCTGGATGAAGGCGCTCTCCGGGCTTCCCGGGCGCAGCGTTCCTGCACGGGCGTGGCGGACTGTTGCCGGTTCCGGCTGACAGGAGAGACGCCGCATGTGACGCTGGGGGAGGCGTGGATGGCCTGGAAGGCGTGGCGCGCCGCCGGACGCACGCGCGTGGAGCTGCCGCCGGACGGAAGCTGCCCATTTCTGAACGGGCAGGGGAAGTGCATGATTTACCAGGGAAGGCCGCTGGCGTGCCGCACTCATTTCTGCATGTCTGCGGGTGGGGCCTTGCCCCGGCGGGAAGTGATTGATCTGATTCGCGCTCTTGAGGATATTGACGTCGTGCTGGGCGGCGATGGCGCAACACGGCTACCGGAGGCGGTGGAAAGGTTGTCCCGGAAAGGCCCGGCGGACGGTGGGAGGAAGAGGCGGCGGTGA
- a CDS encoding IdeS/Mac family cysteine endopeptidase codes for MNPRSFSLALLALFLLPETLHATPVFLENVSESGGWYDCNKKTKWKWGSGSMTDRPSGYYSPDNPVDSQLCWAAAASNVLQWWQNTRSDLSPTTPNGKSSTYGNMPEACQLRIYQTLATSWTDKGGSVEQAYNWWFNGGMLPSAFYGTDSTIRDNPSSEGGYWKELNLTVTYDKWGTPDNTPLFNSYTFWEGDTRDGIYSVLKNSINNNWGTTLSIGEYGTGHAITMWGYDMDADGNLIIYLTDSDDYALGMFRQKVIVDDEKHIYLTSVDGENNVYGYNYGEAGLTGTRLGELQSFTAPLGDLRIPEPGTGILSLCGVFLAVSRRRRILR; via the coding sequence ATGAATCCCCGTTCCTTTTCCCTAGCGCTGCTGGCGCTGTTTCTTCTTCCTGAAACACTCCATGCCACGCCCGTATTCCTTGAAAACGTCTCCGAATCCGGCGGATGGTATGACTGCAACAAGAAAACCAAATGGAAGTGGGGCAGCGGTTCCATGACAGACCGTCCTTCCGGCTACTACAGCCCGGACAATCCCGTAGACAGCCAGCTCTGCTGGGCAGCGGCGGCCTCCAACGTTCTTCAATGGTGGCAGAATACCAGAAGCGACCTCTCACCTACGACCCCCAACGGAAAATCCTCCACTTACGGCAACATGCCGGAAGCCTGCCAGCTGCGCATTTACCAAACCCTGGCGACGAGCTGGACTGACAAGGGAGGGTCCGTGGAACAGGCTTACAACTGGTGGTTCAACGGAGGAATGCTTCCCTCCGCCTTTTATGGGACCGACTCCACGATCAGGGACAACCCCTCCTCCGAAGGAGGCTACTGGAAAGAGCTGAACCTGACCGTGACCTACGACAAGTGGGGAACGCCGGACAACACCCCGCTATTCAATTCCTACACCTTCTGGGAGGGCGATACCAGGGACGGAATCTACAGCGTTTTGAAAAACAGCATCAACAACAACTGGGGAACCACGCTCAGCATCGGCGAGTACGGAACCGGCCACGCCATCACCATGTGGGGCTATGATATGGACGCGGACGGGAACCTGATTATCTACCTGACGGATTCCGATGACTATGCATTGGGAATGTTCCGGCAGAAAGTTATCGTGGACGATGAGAAACACATCTATCTGACCAGCGTGGACGGTGAAAACAACGTGTACGGCTATAATTACGGTGAAGCAGGCCTGACCGGCACGCGGCTGGGCGAACTTCAAAGCTTCACCGCCCCGCTGGGAGACCTCAGGATTCCGGAACCCGGCACTGGAATTCTCTCCCTCTGCGGCGTATTCCTTGCCGTGTCCCGCCGCAGGCGCATCCTGCGGTAA
- a CDS encoding bactofilin family protein produces the protein MFGSFTTVPAPKGNKNPESTPSWMDVAKSQDTPEPVAEAVPSPASYAPTTRVQQLTRNVLNSDVEVVGSLRFSDDLLIDGTVEGDISSEGVLSVGQNAVIRAEINTKSVIIHGKVIGNVTVTDRVELKSTAELVGDIQAASLAIEGGAIFIGHSTVGAPTVGTAGASAAKKAAPVHTFTPEPEAPAPTSQSTLDIDAE, from the coding sequence ATGTTTGGATCATTCACCACCGTTCCCGCCCCCAAGGGCAACAAGAATCCTGAATCCACCCCCAGCTGGATGGACGTAGCCAAGAGCCAGGACACCCCCGAACCGGTTGCGGAAGCCGTACCCTCCCCCGCTTCCTACGCCCCCACTACGCGCGTCCAGCAACTGACCCGCAACGTGCTGAACTCCGACGTGGAGGTTGTCGGCTCCCTGCGTTTTTCCGACGACCTGCTGATTGACGGCACCGTTGAAGGCGACATTTCTTCCGAAGGGGTGCTCTCCGTAGGCCAGAATGCCGTCATCCGCGCGGAAATCAACACCAAGTCCGTCATCATCCACGGCAAGGTCATCGGCAATGTAACGGTTACGGACCGCGTGGAACTGAAAAGCACCGCGGAACTCGTAGGCGACATCCAGGCCGCCTCCCTGGCTATTGAAGGCGGCGCGATCTTCATCGGCCATTCCACCGTAGGCGCCCCCACGGTAGGCACCGCCGGAGCCTCCGCCGCGAAGAAAGCGGCCCCCGTTCATACCTTCACTCCGGAACCGGAAGCCCCCGCCCCGACCAGCCAGAGCACGCTGGACATTGACGCGGAATAA